A single window of Larimichthys crocea isolate SSNF chromosome XII, L_crocea_2.0, whole genome shotgun sequence DNA harbors:
- the spag9a gene encoding sperm associated antigen 9a isoform X7 yields MELEDGVVYQDDPGTSAMMSERVSGLANSIYREFERLIGKYDEDVVKELMPLVVAVLENLDSVFAENQEHEVELELLKEDNEQLMTQYEREKALRKQAEEKFIEFEDTHEQDKKDLQNNVDRMESHSRQLELKLKNYADQISRLEERELELKKEYNSLHQRHTEMIHNYMEHVERIKMQQISEISESSTVGRVRRERPLSLGIFPPSGGVSMLTPDPQTRVETLGTEGWRFTDPTQPRSNTSLKQLDFVDPPKEREGKGALDSSWGNSLADDCKDELSDFTGSKSATPMSTTASDMEREDGNCKSTEVQAAPGTRSVSVGLPENEDSSDVQDIIESTPELDMDLIGYKPCSTPTKGIENMAFDRNTDSLFEELSSAGTGLIGDVDEGADLLVEYSGMGREVENLIQENSQLLETKNALNVVNKDLILKVDELTCEKEMVQGELDALLQAKTKMEEKNKELEEELKKVRLEMEEVKHKTKDEEDSDVPTAQRKRFTRVEMARVLMERNQYKERLMELQEAVRWTEMIRASRENPTLNEKKKSSIWQFFSRLFSSSSSVPAIKKVESQSNVKYNAPGSLVKRSSTFSQFPTEKSKTFDFLNEDKDQCSSPSRKEAKRAQYRQVKAHMQKEDGRVTAHGWSLPSKYKVVNGGQLENKMNLPVPVYLRPLDQKDASMKLGCAAGVNLSGGRTAPTSELAKQIKGSQSSLDQLEHESKVREQEKGEQEKELVLQDEISSRVWVCTSTHSSTKVMVLDASQPSDLLDSFYACNTHVVCIASVPGVLETDYPAGEEVPQDLEATQGDGVSLAGSVASLGSTGSDGTMATEGTTAVPQTANSGSTDKLAEHSGISGSVELSRETSPAEDGIPTAEEATEATEANAGVGEEGEEDQGADQNQPGIYTEHVFTDPLGVGPTDSSPTDSQRGCRQDGVTSLPEELDLSEGETLRMSSALPTMWLGAQNGCLYVHSSVARWRKCLHAIKLKDSILSIVHVKGRVLVALADGTLAIFHRGIADGQWDLTNYHLLDLGRPHHSIRCMTVVHDKVWCGYRNKIYVIQPKAMRIEKSFDAHPRKESQVRQLAWVGDGIWVSIRLDSTLRLFHAHTYQHLQDVDIEPYVSKMLGTGKLGFSFVRITALMVSCSRLWVGTGNGVIISIPLSEANMSTGTVPNRPGSAVRVYSDDSSDCAMSGSSVPYCSMAHAQLCFHGHREAVKFFATVPGQAMPPPGTADSGSDDPPSESSDTATSEPKTFLVMSGGEGYIDFRMGDEGGELDGLSEPTASQQSAPTKSEQSHLIVWQVTTSHD; encoded by the exons AAGTTCATTGAGTTTGAGGACACTCATGAACAGGACAAGAAGGACCTGCAGAACAATGTGGACCGAATGGAGTCCCACTCCCGCCAACTGGAACTCAAGCTTAAGAACTACGCAGACCAGa TCAGCAGGTTGGAAGAACGTGAATTGGAGCTCAAGAAAGAATACAACTCCCTCCATCAGCGACACACAGAG ATGATCCATAATTATATGGAGCATGTAGAGAGGATCAAAATGCAGCAGATTAGTGAGATTTCAGAGTCAAGCACAGTTGGCCGAGTCAg GAGAGAGCGGCCTCTTTCTTTGGGGATCTTCCCACCATCTGGTGGGGTGTCTATGCTAACCCCAGATCCCCAGACCAGGGTAGAGACACTGGGCACAGAGGGCTGGAGGTTCACCGACCCAACACAGCCACGGTCCAACACTAGCCTCaag CAGTTGGACTTTGTCGACCCCCCAAAGGAAAGGGAGGGTAAGGGTGCGCTGGACTCTTCTTGGGGGAATTCACTGGCAGACGACTGCAAG GATGAGCTGTCGGACTTCACCGGCTCCAAGTCGGCCACACCAATGTCCACCACAGCCTCTGACATGGAAAGGGAAGATGGAAACTGTAAGAGCACGGAGGTGCAGGCTGCACCAGGGACCAGATCCGTATCAGTGG GTCTGCCTGAAAATGAGGACAGCTCAGATGTGCAGGATATCATTGAGTCCACCCCTGAGCTGGACATGGATCTCATTGGATACAAGCCCTGCAG TACCCCTACTAAAGGCATTGAGAACATGGCATTTGACCGCAATACAGACTCTCTGTTCGAAGAGCTGTCGTCTGCAGGCACTGGGCTCATAGGTGATGTGGATGAAGGGGCTGACCTGCTGG TGGAGTACTCTG GTATGGGCCGGGAAGTTGAAAATCTCATTCAGGAGAATTCACAGCTGCTTGAGACAAA GAACGCTCTGAACGTGGTGAATAAAGACTTAATATTGAAGGTGGACGAGTTGACCTGTGAGAAGGAGATGGTGCAGGGGGAGCTGGATGCTTTGCTGCAGGCCAAGACCAAGATGGAGGAAAAGAacaaagagctggaggaggaactCAAAAA agtGCGACTTGAGATGGAGGAAGTGAAGCACAAAACTAAAGACGAAGAAGAT AGTGATGTACCTACAGCTCAGAGGAAGCGCTTCACCCGAGTGGAAATGGCCAGAGTGCTGATGGAAAGGAACCAGTACAAAGAGAGACTGATGGAGCTCCAGGAAGCTGTTCGGTGGACAGAGATGATCAG AGCCTCGAGAGAAAATCCAACCCTCAacgaaaaaaagaaatccagcaTCTGGCAGTT CTTCAGCAGACTGTTTAGCTCCTCCTCCAGTGTCCCTGCTATAAAGAAGGTGGAGTCCCAGTCCAACGTGAAATACAACGCCCCGGGCAGCCTGGTGAAGAGGAGTAGCACGTTCTCCCAATTTCCCACGGAGAAATCCAAGACGTTCGACTTCCTAAATGAAGA TAAGGACCAGTGCAGTTCACCATCGCGCAAAGAGGCGAAGAGAGCCCAGTACAGACAGGTCAAGGCCCACATGCAGAAGGAGGATGGCCGAGTCACTGCACACGGCTGGAGCCTGCCCAGCAAATACAAG GTGGTAAATGGTGGACAGCTGGAGAACAAAATGAACTTACCTGTACCGGTATACTTGAGACCACTGGATCAGAAAGATGCTTCCATGAAG CTGGGGTGTGCTGCAGGAGTCAACCTGTCTGGGGGAAGGACAGCGCCCACATCAGAGCTCGCTAAGCAGATAAAGGGTTCTCAGAGTAGCCTGGACCAGTTAGAGCATGAGAGTAAGGTAAGG GAACAAGAGAAAggggagcaggagaaggagcTGGTCCTTCAGGACGAGATATCCAGCAGGGTGTGGGTGTGCACAAGCACCCACTCCTCCACCAAGGTGATGGTGCTGGATGCCAGTCAACCCTCTGACTTACTTGACAGCTTCTACGCCTGCAATACCCACGTGGTCTGCATTGCCAGTGTGCCAG gtGTGTTAGAGACAGATTATCCGGCAGGTGAGGAGGTGCCACAAGACCTGGAAGCTACCCAAGGTGATGGGGTGTCACTGGCCGGCAGTGTGGCCAGTTTGGGCTCCACGGGAAGTGATGGTACCATGGCCACAGAGGGGACCACCGCCGTCCCCCAGACGGCCAATTCAGGTTCTACTGACAAGCTGGCTGAGCACAGCGGCATTTCAGGCTCAG TTGAGCTCTCTAGAGAGACCAGTCCAGCAGAAGATGGCATTCCTACAGCAGAAGAGGCAACAGAAGCGACGGAGGCCAACGCTGGTGTAGgcgaagaaggagaggaagaccAGGGAGCAGACCAGAACCAGCCGGGAATCTACACGGAGCATGTGTTCACCGACCCACTGGGGGTCGGACCCACTGACTCCTCTCCCACTGACTCACAAAG GGGCTGCAGGCAGGATGGTGTGACATCCCTGCCAGAAGAGTTGGATCTGTCAGAGGGGGAGACTTTGAGGATGAGCAGCGCCCTCCCAACCATGTGGCTCGGGGCTCAGAATGGATG TCTGTATGTTCACTCGTCTGTGGCTCGATGGAGGAAGTGTCTCCATGCCATCAAGCTGAAAGACTCCATCCTCAGCATAGT GCATGTTAAAGGGAGAGTCCTTGTAGCTTTGGCTGATGGGACATTAGCGATTTTCCACAGAGGCATCG CAGATGGCCAGTGGGATTTAACCAATTACCACCTGTTGGATCTGGGACGGCCCCACCATTCGATTCGCTGTATGACAGTGGTCCATGACAAGGTGTGGTGTGGCTACAGGAACAAGATCTACGTCATCCAGCCTAAGGCCATGAGGATAGAG AAGTCATTTGATGCTCATCCTCGTAAAGAGAGTCAAGTGCGGCAGCTAGCCTGGGTTGGAGACGGCATCTGGGTGTCTATCCGACTGGATTCAACTCTACGCTTGTTTCACGCCcacacctaccagcacctccaGGATGTGGACATTGAACCCTACGTCAGCAAGATGTTGG gtacGGGTAAACTGGGCTTCTCGTTTgtgagaatcacagctctaatGGTGTCCTGCAGCCGACTGTGGGTGGGGACAGGAAACGGTGTCATCATCTCCATCCCGCTGTCTGAAG CCAACATGTCAACAGGAACAGTGCCAAATCGGCCCGGCAGTGCTGTCCGGGTTTACAGTGATGACAGTTCGGACTGTGCTATGTCGGGCAGCTCCGTGCCGTACTGCTCCATGGCTCACGCCcagctgtgtttccatggaCATCGAGAAGCTGTCAAGTTTTTTGCCACCGTGCCAG GTCAGGCGATGCCCCCCCCAGGCACCGCAGACTCAGGCTCTGATGACCCTCCATCTGAATCCTCTGACACAGCGACCTCTGAGCCCAAAACATTCCTGGTCATGAGTGGGGGTGAAGGCTACATTGACTTCAGAATGG gtGACGAAGGCGGCGAGTTGGACGGCTTATCAGAGCCAACAGCCAGCCAACAGTCAGCACCTACTAAGTCCGAGCAGAGCCACCTCATCGTCTGGCAGGTCACAACCTCTCAtgattga
- the spag9a gene encoding sperm associated antigen 9a isoform X1 — protein MELEDGVVYQDDPGTSAMMSERVSGLANSIYREFERLIGKYDEDVVKELMPLVVAVLENLDSVFAENQEHEVELELLKEDNEQLMTQYEREKALRKQAEEKFIEFEDTHEQDKKDLQNNVDRMESHSRQLELKLKNYADQISRLEERELELKKEYNSLHQRHTEMIHNYMEHVERIKMQQISEISESSTVGRVRRERPLSLGIFPPSGGVSMLTPDPQTRVETLGTEGWRFTDPTQPRSNTSLKQLDFVDPPKEREGKGALDSSWGNSLADDCKDELSDFTGSKSATPMSTTASDMEREDGNCKSTEVQAAPGTRSVSVGLPENEDSSDVQDIIESTPELDMDLIGYKPCSTPTKGIENMAFDRNTDSLFEELSSAGTGLIGDVDEGADLLVEYSDLSLIGMGREVENLIQENSQLLETKNALNVVNKDLILKVDELTCEKEMVQGELDALLQAKTKMEEKNKELEEELKKVRLEMEEVKHKTKDEEDSDVPTAQRKRFTRVEMARVLMERNQYKERLMELQEAVRWTEMIRASRENPTLNEKKKSSIWQFFSRLFSSSSSVPAIKKVESQSNVKYNAPGSLVKRSSTFSQFPTEKSKTFDFLNEDKDQCSSPSRKEAKRAQYRQVKAHMQKEDGRVTAHGWSLPSKYKVVNGGQLENKMNLPVPVYLRPLDQKDASMKLGCAAGVNLSGGRTAPTSELAKQIKGSQSSLDQLEHESKVREQEKGEQEKELVLQDEISSRVWVCTSTHSSTKVMVLDASQPSDLLDSFYACNTHVVCIASVPGVLETDYPAGEEVPQDLEATQGDGVSLAGSVASLGSTGSDGTMATEGTTAVPQTANSGSTDKLAEHSGISGSVELSRETSPAEDGIPTAEEATEATEANAGVGEEGEEDQGADQNQPGIYTEHVFTDPLGVGPTDSSPTDSQRGCRQDGVTSLPEELDLSEGETLRMSSALPTMWLGAQNGCLYVHSSVARWRKCLHAIKLKDSILSIVHVKGRVLVALADGTLAIFHRGIADGQWDLTNYHLLDLGRPHHSIRCMTVVHDKVWCGYRNKIYVIQPKAMRIEKSFDAHPRKESQVRQLAWVGDGIWVSIRLDSTLRLFHAHTYQHLQDVDIEPYVSKMLGTGKLGFSFVRITALMVSCSRLWVGTGNGVIISIPLSEANMSTGTVPNRPGSAVRVYSDDSSDCAMSGSSVPYCSMAHAQLCFHGHREAVKFFATVPGQAMPPPGTADSGSDDPPSESSDTATSEPKTFLVMSGGEGYIDFRMGDEGGELDGLSEPTASQQSAPTKSEQSHLIVWQVTTSHD, from the exons AAGTTCATTGAGTTTGAGGACACTCATGAACAGGACAAGAAGGACCTGCAGAACAATGTGGACCGAATGGAGTCCCACTCCCGCCAACTGGAACTCAAGCTTAAGAACTACGCAGACCAGa TCAGCAGGTTGGAAGAACGTGAATTGGAGCTCAAGAAAGAATACAACTCCCTCCATCAGCGACACACAGAG ATGATCCATAATTATATGGAGCATGTAGAGAGGATCAAAATGCAGCAGATTAGTGAGATTTCAGAGTCAAGCACAGTTGGCCGAGTCAg GAGAGAGCGGCCTCTTTCTTTGGGGATCTTCCCACCATCTGGTGGGGTGTCTATGCTAACCCCAGATCCCCAGACCAGGGTAGAGACACTGGGCACAGAGGGCTGGAGGTTCACCGACCCAACACAGCCACGGTCCAACACTAGCCTCaag CAGTTGGACTTTGTCGACCCCCCAAAGGAAAGGGAGGGTAAGGGTGCGCTGGACTCTTCTTGGGGGAATTCACTGGCAGACGACTGCAAG GATGAGCTGTCGGACTTCACCGGCTCCAAGTCGGCCACACCAATGTCCACCACAGCCTCTGACATGGAAAGGGAAGATGGAAACTGTAAGAGCACGGAGGTGCAGGCTGCACCAGGGACCAGATCCGTATCAGTGG GTCTGCCTGAAAATGAGGACAGCTCAGATGTGCAGGATATCATTGAGTCCACCCCTGAGCTGGACATGGATCTCATTGGATACAAGCCCTGCAG TACCCCTACTAAAGGCATTGAGAACATGGCATTTGACCGCAATACAGACTCTCTGTTCGAAGAGCTGTCGTCTGCAGGCACTGGGCTCATAGGTGATGTGGATGAAGGGGCTGACCTGCTGG TGGAGTACTCTG ACCTTAGTTTGATTG GTATGGGCCGGGAAGTTGAAAATCTCATTCAGGAGAATTCACAGCTGCTTGAGACAAA GAACGCTCTGAACGTGGTGAATAAAGACTTAATATTGAAGGTGGACGAGTTGACCTGTGAGAAGGAGATGGTGCAGGGGGAGCTGGATGCTTTGCTGCAGGCCAAGACCAAGATGGAGGAAAAGAacaaagagctggaggaggaactCAAAAA agtGCGACTTGAGATGGAGGAAGTGAAGCACAAAACTAAAGACGAAGAAGAT AGTGATGTACCTACAGCTCAGAGGAAGCGCTTCACCCGAGTGGAAATGGCCAGAGTGCTGATGGAAAGGAACCAGTACAAAGAGAGACTGATGGAGCTCCAGGAAGCTGTTCGGTGGACAGAGATGATCAG AGCCTCGAGAGAAAATCCAACCCTCAacgaaaaaaagaaatccagcaTCTGGCAGTT CTTCAGCAGACTGTTTAGCTCCTCCTCCAGTGTCCCTGCTATAAAGAAGGTGGAGTCCCAGTCCAACGTGAAATACAACGCCCCGGGCAGCCTGGTGAAGAGGAGTAGCACGTTCTCCCAATTTCCCACGGAGAAATCCAAGACGTTCGACTTCCTAAATGAAGA TAAGGACCAGTGCAGTTCACCATCGCGCAAAGAGGCGAAGAGAGCCCAGTACAGACAGGTCAAGGCCCACATGCAGAAGGAGGATGGCCGAGTCACTGCACACGGCTGGAGCCTGCCCAGCAAATACAAG GTGGTAAATGGTGGACAGCTGGAGAACAAAATGAACTTACCTGTACCGGTATACTTGAGACCACTGGATCAGAAAGATGCTTCCATGAAG CTGGGGTGTGCTGCAGGAGTCAACCTGTCTGGGGGAAGGACAGCGCCCACATCAGAGCTCGCTAAGCAGATAAAGGGTTCTCAGAGTAGCCTGGACCAGTTAGAGCATGAGAGTAAGGTAAGG GAACAAGAGAAAggggagcaggagaaggagcTGGTCCTTCAGGACGAGATATCCAGCAGGGTGTGGGTGTGCACAAGCACCCACTCCTCCACCAAGGTGATGGTGCTGGATGCCAGTCAACCCTCTGACTTACTTGACAGCTTCTACGCCTGCAATACCCACGTGGTCTGCATTGCCAGTGTGCCAG gtGTGTTAGAGACAGATTATCCGGCAGGTGAGGAGGTGCCACAAGACCTGGAAGCTACCCAAGGTGATGGGGTGTCACTGGCCGGCAGTGTGGCCAGTTTGGGCTCCACGGGAAGTGATGGTACCATGGCCACAGAGGGGACCACCGCCGTCCCCCAGACGGCCAATTCAGGTTCTACTGACAAGCTGGCTGAGCACAGCGGCATTTCAGGCTCAG TTGAGCTCTCTAGAGAGACCAGTCCAGCAGAAGATGGCATTCCTACAGCAGAAGAGGCAACAGAAGCGACGGAGGCCAACGCTGGTGTAGgcgaagaaggagaggaagaccAGGGAGCAGACCAGAACCAGCCGGGAATCTACACGGAGCATGTGTTCACCGACCCACTGGGGGTCGGACCCACTGACTCCTCTCCCACTGACTCACAAAG GGGCTGCAGGCAGGATGGTGTGACATCCCTGCCAGAAGAGTTGGATCTGTCAGAGGGGGAGACTTTGAGGATGAGCAGCGCCCTCCCAACCATGTGGCTCGGGGCTCAGAATGGATG TCTGTATGTTCACTCGTCTGTGGCTCGATGGAGGAAGTGTCTCCATGCCATCAAGCTGAAAGACTCCATCCTCAGCATAGT GCATGTTAAAGGGAGAGTCCTTGTAGCTTTGGCTGATGGGACATTAGCGATTTTCCACAGAGGCATCG CAGATGGCCAGTGGGATTTAACCAATTACCACCTGTTGGATCTGGGACGGCCCCACCATTCGATTCGCTGTATGACAGTGGTCCATGACAAGGTGTGGTGTGGCTACAGGAACAAGATCTACGTCATCCAGCCTAAGGCCATGAGGATAGAG AAGTCATTTGATGCTCATCCTCGTAAAGAGAGTCAAGTGCGGCAGCTAGCCTGGGTTGGAGACGGCATCTGGGTGTCTATCCGACTGGATTCAACTCTACGCTTGTTTCACGCCcacacctaccagcacctccaGGATGTGGACATTGAACCCTACGTCAGCAAGATGTTGG gtacGGGTAAACTGGGCTTCTCGTTTgtgagaatcacagctctaatGGTGTCCTGCAGCCGACTGTGGGTGGGGACAGGAAACGGTGTCATCATCTCCATCCCGCTGTCTGAAG CCAACATGTCAACAGGAACAGTGCCAAATCGGCCCGGCAGTGCTGTCCGGGTTTACAGTGATGACAGTTCGGACTGTGCTATGTCGGGCAGCTCCGTGCCGTACTGCTCCATGGCTCACGCCcagctgtgtttccatggaCATCGAGAAGCTGTCAAGTTTTTTGCCACCGTGCCAG GTCAGGCGATGCCCCCCCCAGGCACCGCAGACTCAGGCTCTGATGACCCTCCATCTGAATCCTCTGACACAGCGACCTCTGAGCCCAAAACATTCCTGGTCATGAGTGGGGGTGAAGGCTACATTGACTTCAGAATGG gtGACGAAGGCGGCGAGTTGGACGGCTTATCAGAGCCAACAGCCAGCCAACAGTCAGCACCTACTAAGTCCGAGCAGAGCCACCTCATCGTCTGGCAGGTCACAACCTCTCAtgattga
- the spag9a gene encoding sperm associated antigen 9a isoform X10, with amino-acid sequence MELEDGVVYQDDPGTSAMMSERVSGLANSIYREFERLIGKYDEDVVKELMPLVVAVLENLDSVFAENQEHEVELELLKEDNEQLMTQYEREKALRKQAEEKFIEFEDTHEQDKKDLQNNVDRMESHSRQLELKLKNYADQISRLEERELELKKEYNSLHQRHTEMIHNYMEHVERIKMQQISEISESSTVGRVRRERPLSLGIFPPSGGVSMLTPDPQTRVETLGTEGWRFTDPTQPRSNTSLKLDFVDPPKEREGKGALDSSWGNSLADDCKDELSDFTGSKSATPMSTTASDMEREDGNCKSTEVQAAPGTRSVSVGLPENEDSSDVQDIIESTPELDMDLIGYKPCSTPTKGIENMAFDRNTDSLFEELSSAGTGLIGDVDEGADLLVEYSDLSLIGMGREVENLIQENSQLLETKNALNVVNKDLILKVDELTCEKEMVQGELDALLQAKTKMEEKNKELEEELKKVRLEMEEVKHKTKDEEDSDVPTAQRKRFTRVEMARVLMERNQYKERLMELQEAVRWTEMIRASRENPTLNEKKKSSIWQFFSRLFSSSSSVPAIKKVESQSNVKYNAPGSLVKRSSTFSQFPTEKSKTFDFLNEDKDQCSSPSRKEAKRAQYRQVKAHMQKEDGRVTAHGWSLPSKYKVVNGGQLENKMNLPVPVYLRPLDQKDASMKLGCAAGVNLSGGRTAPTSELAKQIKGSQSSLDQLEHESKVREQEKGEQEKELVLQDEISSRVWVCTSTHSSTKVMVLDASQPSDLLDSFYACNTHVVCIASVPGVLETDYPAGEEVPQDLEATQGDGVSLAGSVASLGSTGSDGTMATEGTTAVPQTANSGSTDKLAEHSGISGSVELSRETSPAEDGIPTAEEATEATEANAGVGEEGEEDQGADQNQPGIYTEHVFTDPLGVGPTDSSPTDSQRGCRQDGVTSLPEELDLSEGETLRMSSALPTMWLGAQNGCLYVHSSVARWRKCLHAIKLKDSILSIVHVKGRVLVALADGTLAIFHRGIDGQWDLTNYHLLDLGRPHHSIRCMTVVHDKVWCGYRNKIYVIQPKAMRIEKSFDAHPRKESQVRQLAWVGDGIWVSIRLDSTLRLFHAHTYQHLQDVDIEPYVSKMLGTGKLGFSFVRITALMVSCSRLWVGTGNGVIISIPLSEANMSTGTVPNRPGSAVRVYSDDSSDCAMSGSSVPYCSMAHAQLCFHGHREAVKFFATVPGQAMPPPGTADSGSDDPPSESSDTATSEPKTFLVMSGGEGYIDFRMGDEGGELDGLSEPTASQQSAPTKSEQSHLIVWQVTTSHD; translated from the exons AAGTTCATTGAGTTTGAGGACACTCATGAACAGGACAAGAAGGACCTGCAGAACAATGTGGACCGAATGGAGTCCCACTCCCGCCAACTGGAACTCAAGCTTAAGAACTACGCAGACCAGa TCAGCAGGTTGGAAGAACGTGAATTGGAGCTCAAGAAAGAATACAACTCCCTCCATCAGCGACACACAGAG ATGATCCATAATTATATGGAGCATGTAGAGAGGATCAAAATGCAGCAGATTAGTGAGATTTCAGAGTCAAGCACAGTTGGCCGAGTCAg GAGAGAGCGGCCTCTTTCTTTGGGGATCTTCCCACCATCTGGTGGGGTGTCTATGCTAACCCCAGATCCCCAGACCAGGGTAGAGACACTGGGCACAGAGGGCTGGAGGTTCACCGACCCAACACAGCCACGGTCCAACACTAGCCTCaag TTGGACTTTGTCGACCCCCCAAAGGAAAGGGAGGGTAAGGGTGCGCTGGACTCTTCTTGGGGGAATTCACTGGCAGACGACTGCAAG GATGAGCTGTCGGACTTCACCGGCTCCAAGTCGGCCACACCAATGTCCACCACAGCCTCTGACATGGAAAGGGAAGATGGAAACTGTAAGAGCACGGAGGTGCAGGCTGCACCAGGGACCAGATCCGTATCAGTGG GTCTGCCTGAAAATGAGGACAGCTCAGATGTGCAGGATATCATTGAGTCCACCCCTGAGCTGGACATGGATCTCATTGGATACAAGCCCTGCAG TACCCCTACTAAAGGCATTGAGAACATGGCATTTGACCGCAATACAGACTCTCTGTTCGAAGAGCTGTCGTCTGCAGGCACTGGGCTCATAGGTGATGTGGATGAAGGGGCTGACCTGCTGG TGGAGTACTCTG ACCTTAGTTTGATTG GTATGGGCCGGGAAGTTGAAAATCTCATTCAGGAGAATTCACAGCTGCTTGAGACAAA GAACGCTCTGAACGTGGTGAATAAAGACTTAATATTGAAGGTGGACGAGTTGACCTGTGAGAAGGAGATGGTGCAGGGGGAGCTGGATGCTTTGCTGCAGGCCAAGACCAAGATGGAGGAAAAGAacaaagagctggaggaggaactCAAAAA agtGCGACTTGAGATGGAGGAAGTGAAGCACAAAACTAAAGACGAAGAAGAT AGTGATGTACCTACAGCTCAGAGGAAGCGCTTCACCCGAGTGGAAATGGCCAGAGTGCTGATGGAAAGGAACCAGTACAAAGAGAGACTGATGGAGCTCCAGGAAGCTGTTCGGTGGACAGAGATGATCAG AGCCTCGAGAGAAAATCCAACCCTCAacgaaaaaaagaaatccagcaTCTGGCAGTT CTTCAGCAGACTGTTTAGCTCCTCCTCCAGTGTCCCTGCTATAAAGAAGGTGGAGTCCCAGTCCAACGTGAAATACAACGCCCCGGGCAGCCTGGTGAAGAGGAGTAGCACGTTCTCCCAATTTCCCACGGAGAAATCCAAGACGTTCGACTTCCTAAATGAAGA TAAGGACCAGTGCAGTTCACCATCGCGCAAAGAGGCGAAGAGAGCCCAGTACAGACAGGTCAAGGCCCACATGCAGAAGGAGGATGGCCGAGTCACTGCACACGGCTGGAGCCTGCCCAGCAAATACAAG GTGGTAAATGGTGGACAGCTGGAGAACAAAATGAACTTACCTGTACCGGTATACTTGAGACCACTGGATCAGAAAGATGCTTCCATGAAG CTGGGGTGTGCTGCAGGAGTCAACCTGTCTGGGGGAAGGACAGCGCCCACATCAGAGCTCGCTAAGCAGATAAAGGGTTCTCAGAGTAGCCTGGACCAGTTAGAGCATGAGAGTAAGGTAAGG GAACAAGAGAAAggggagcaggagaaggagcTGGTCCTTCAGGACGAGATATCCAGCAGGGTGTGGGTGTGCACAAGCACCCACTCCTCCACCAAGGTGATGGTGCTGGATGCCAGTCAACCCTCTGACTTACTTGACAGCTTCTACGCCTGCAATACCCACGTGGTCTGCATTGCCAGTGTGCCAG gtGTGTTAGAGACAGATTATCCGGCAGGTGAGGAGGTGCCACAAGACCTGGAAGCTACCCAAGGTGATGGGGTGTCACTGGCCGGCAGTGTGGCCAGTTTGGGCTCCACGGGAAGTGATGGTACCATGGCCACAGAGGGGACCACCGCCGTCCCCCAGACGGCCAATTCAGGTTCTACTGACAAGCTGGCTGAGCACAGCGGCATTTCAGGCTCAG TTGAGCTCTCTAGAGAGACCAGTCCAGCAGAAGATGGCATTCCTACAGCAGAAGAGGCAACAGAAGCGACGGAGGCCAACGCTGGTGTAGgcgaagaaggagaggaagaccAGGGAGCAGACCAGAACCAGCCGGGAATCTACACGGAGCATGTGTTCACCGACCCACTGGGGGTCGGACCCACTGACTCCTCTCCCACTGACTCACAAAG GGGCTGCAGGCAGGATGGTGTGACATCCCTGCCAGAAGAGTTGGATCTGTCAGAGGGGGAGACTTTGAGGATGAGCAGCGCCCTCCCAACCATGTGGCTCGGGGCTCAGAATGGATG TCTGTATGTTCACTCGTCTGTGGCTCGATGGAGGAAGTGTCTCCATGCCATCAAGCTGAAAGACTCCATCCTCAGCATAGT GCATGTTAAAGGGAGAGTCCTTGTAGCTTTGGCTGATGGGACATTAGCGATTTTCCACAGAGGCATCG ATGGCCAGTGGGATTTAACCAATTACCACCTGTTGGATCTGGGACGGCCCCACCATTCGATTCGCTGTATGACAGTGGTCCATGACAAGGTGTGGTGTGGCTACAGGAACAAGATCTACGTCATCCAGCCTAAGGCCATGAGGATAGAG AAGTCATTTGATGCTCATCCTCGTAAAGAGAGTCAAGTGCGGCAGCTAGCCTGGGTTGGAGACGGCATCTGGGTGTCTATCCGACTGGATTCAACTCTACGCTTGTTTCACGCCcacacctaccagcacctccaGGATGTGGACATTGAACCCTACGTCAGCAAGATGTTGG gtacGGGTAAACTGGGCTTCTCGTTTgtgagaatcacagctctaatGGTGTCCTGCAGCCGACTGTGGGTGGGGACAGGAAACGGTGTCATCATCTCCATCCCGCTGTCTGAAG CCAACATGTCAACAGGAACAGTGCCAAATCGGCCCGGCAGTGCTGTCCGGGTTTACAGTGATGACAGTTCGGACTGTGCTATGTCGGGCAGCTCCGTGCCGTACTGCTCCATGGCTCACGCCcagctgtgtttccatggaCATCGAGAAGCTGTCAAGTTTTTTGCCACCGTGCCAG GTCAGGCGATGCCCCCCCCAGGCACCGCAGACTCAGGCTCTGATGACCCTCCATCTGAATCCTCTGACACAGCGACCTCTGAGCCCAAAACATTCCTGGTCATGAGTGGGGGTGAAGGCTACATTGACTTCAGAATGG gtGACGAAGGCGGCGAGTTGGACGGCTTATCAGAGCCAACAGCCAGCCAACAGTCAGCACCTACTAAGTCCGAGCAGAGCCACCTCATCGTCTGGCAGGTCACAACCTCTCAtgattga